The Oceaniferula flava genome has a window encoding:
- a CDS encoding DUF3127 domain-containing protein, with protein sequence MYEATGKIKVILDTQTFPSGFSKREFVITTPDENYPQDIKFEIVKDKCAWLDKFEPGQDVTVHFDIRGNEYKGKYYVNLNCWKIQGGESAGNQAPTGAQPASQEVEPSPEDLASDDIPF encoded by the coding sequence ATGTACGAAGCTACCGGAAAAATCAAAGTCATCCTCGATACCCAAACGTTCCCCAGCGGGTTCAGCAAACGCGAGTTTGTCATCACCACCCCCGATGAAAACTACCCCCAGGACATCAAGTTTGAGATCGTCAAAGACAAGTGCGCATGGCTCGACAAATTTGAGCCCGGCCAAGACGTGACCGTCCACTTCGATATCCGCGGCAACGAGTATAAGGGCAAATACTACGTCAACCTCAACTGCTGGAAGATCCAAGGCGGAGAAAGCGCTGGCAATCAGGCACCCACAGGCGCTCAACCAGCGTCCCAGGAGGTCGAACCCTCACCAGAGGACCTCGCCAGTGACGACATTCCTTTCTAA
- a CDS encoding arylsulfatase — MKSIKTFFLCTLLASPLTAADKPNILFILCDDLGYGDIGVFNQKAREKADEADKPWFSTPNIDQLAADGIQLRAHYVAAPVCAPSRASLFAGQHQGNAAIRNNQFDKALPNQPTLASTLKQAGYHTALIGKWGLQGKGKNPSSWPAYPTKRGFDYFLGGVRHKDGHEHYPADLIHFKKRAEVWEQNQEIGAKLKGCYTTDLFTAASKKWLIEHQQTSPDQPFFLFLSYDTPHAATQIATMPYPKGLGVKGGMQWLGKDGKMINTASNKPDSYIHPDYSERKYDHDNDPSTPLQPWTEVAKRYASSIRRIDNSVADLLQTIKDLGVDQNTVVIFSSDHGPSKESYIEQPLKPGFFDSFGPFTGIKRDCWEGGIRPGALARWPGVIKAGSITQSPSQMHDWMATLCDIAKAPTPAVTDGVSLLPTLTGKGQQQPSSIYVEYYEHKKTPAYPEFPAARRNAKRGQMQVVREGNLKAIRYNVETASTPFMVFDVVKDPQESTNLAGQKGIPSQFHWLTASARLHGTNKSAKRPYDGLAIPAIDAAQAPQLVRQSIEGKFPYAIRISDPSVPSESVKTLNTKAITGNTQFTGAIKVNQQGRYQFSLPKGVRGVLRIHGIVVADTDSAESNQRGGKLNLTEGLHPFTLSVRTSGQAVESALLWKTPGTQEAAAIPAEALTAK, encoded by the coding sequence ATGAAATCGATCAAAACGTTCTTCCTCTGCACCCTGCTTGCCTCACCCCTGACGGCCGCCGACAAGCCAAACATCCTGTTCATCCTCTGCGATGACCTTGGTTACGGAGACATCGGAGTGTTCAATCAAAAGGCTCGGGAGAAGGCGGATGAAGCGGACAAACCGTGGTTTTCCACCCCGAACATCGATCAGCTGGCGGCCGATGGCATCCAGCTCCGCGCTCATTACGTCGCTGCCCCCGTCTGTGCGCCATCACGCGCCTCTCTCTTCGCCGGCCAACACCAAGGCAACGCCGCCATCCGTAACAACCAGTTCGACAAGGCACTGCCAAACCAGCCAACGCTCGCCTCCACCCTCAAGCAGGCAGGCTATCACACCGCCCTGATCGGCAAATGGGGACTGCAGGGAAAAGGGAAAAACCCATCGAGCTGGCCAGCCTACCCCACCAAGCGTGGTTTTGATTACTTTCTCGGCGGAGTCCGCCACAAAGATGGCCACGAGCACTACCCGGCCGACCTGATCCATTTCAAAAAACGCGCCGAGGTCTGGGAACAAAACCAAGAGATCGGCGCCAAGTTGAAAGGTTGCTACACCACCGATCTGTTCACCGCCGCCTCGAAAAAGTGGCTGATCGAACATCAGCAAACGTCACCCGACCAACCGTTTTTCCTTTTCCTGTCCTACGACACCCCGCACGCCGCCACGCAGATCGCCACCATGCCCTACCCCAAGGGCCTGGGCGTCAAAGGCGGCATGCAGTGGCTAGGCAAGGACGGCAAAATGATCAACACCGCCTCCAATAAGCCGGACAGCTACATCCACCCGGATTACTCCGAGCGCAAATACGATCACGATAACGATCCCAGCACCCCACTCCAGCCATGGACCGAGGTGGCCAAACGCTATGCCTCGTCGATCCGCCGCATCGATAACTCCGTGGCCGATCTGCTACAGACCATCAAGGATCTCGGAGTGGATCAAAATACCGTGGTGATCTTCAGCAGCGATCACGGCCCGTCCAAGGAGTCCTACATCGAGCAACCACTGAAACCTGGTTTCTTCGATAGCTTTGGCCCCTTCACCGGAATCAAACGCGATTGCTGGGAAGGTGGCATCCGTCCTGGTGCTCTGGCGCGCTGGCCTGGTGTGATCAAAGCCGGCAGCATCACCCAGAGCCCCTCTCAGATGCACGATTGGATGGCGACCCTCTGCGACATCGCCAAGGCTCCCACCCCAGCCGTTACCGACGGTGTCTCCCTGCTCCCCACCCTCACTGGTAAGGGCCAACAACAGCCGTCGAGCATCTACGTCGAATACTACGAGCACAAGAAAACTCCGGCGTATCCAGAATTCCCAGCCGCTCGCCGCAATGCCAAGCGTGGCCAAATGCAGGTCGTGCGCGAAGGCAATCTGAAAGCCATCCGCTACAATGTGGAAACCGCCAGCACGCCCTTCATGGTCTTCGATGTGGTGAAGGATCCTCAGGAAAGCACCAATCTGGCAGGTCAAAAAGGGATCCCGTCCCAGTTCCACTGGCTCACCGCATCGGCACGTCTGCACGGCACCAACAAATCTGCCAAGCGCCCCTATGACGGCCTGGCCATCCCCGCCATCGATGCCGCCCAAGCACCGCAACTGGTGCGCCAGAGCATCGAAGGCAAGTTCCCCTACGCCATCCGTATTTCAGATCCATCCGTGCCCAGTGAGTCGGTCAAAACCCTGAACACCAAAGCCATCACCGGCAATACCCAGTTCACCGGAGCCATCAAGGTGAACCAGCAAGGTCGCTACCAGTTCAGCCTGCCTAAAGGTGTTCGCGGAGTGCTTCGCATTCACGGCATCGTCGTCGCCGACACCGATTCCGCCGAATCCAACCAGCGCGGCGGCAAGCTCAACCTGACAGAAGGCCTTCATCCCTTCACCCTCAGCGTGCGCACATCAGGTCAGGCTGTTGAGTCCGCCCTGCTGTGGAAAACCCCGGGAACCCAAGAAGCCGCCGCCATCCCCGCCGAGGCCCTGACTGCGAAGTAA